The window GATGCAGTAAAAGGTTTTGGTGGAGAAGTATTATTATATGGTGCTAATTTTGATGAAGCTAAAAATAAAGCAATTGAATTAGCTGAGCAACAAGGACGTACATTTATTCCTCCATTTGATCATCCATTAGTCATTGCCGGCCAAGGTAGTGTGGCTATGGAGCTTTTACAACAAAATGCACGCTTAGATCGTATTTTTGTACCTGTTGGTGGCGGAGGCTTAGCCGCTGGTATTGCGGTACTTATTAAGCAAATTATGCCATCGATCAAAGTGATTGCAGTCGAAGCTGCTGATTCTGCATGTTTAAAAGCTGCACTTGATGCCGGACATCCTGTTGATTTGAACCGTGTTGGTTTATTTGCTGAAGGTGTAGCCGTCAAACGTATTGGTGATGAAAGTTTTCGTTTATGCCAGCAATATATTGATGATATTGTGATTGTTAATAGTGATGAAATTTGTGCTGCAGTTAAAGATCTGTTTGATGATGTTCGTGCAGTAGCAGAACCATCAGGAGCTTTAGCATTGGCTGGATTGAAAAAATATGTTGAACAACATGATATTCGCGGTGAAAATCTAGCTCATATTCTATCTGGTGCAAATCTTAATTTCCATACCTTACGCTATGTTTCTGAGCGCTGTGAATTAGGAGAGAAAAAAGAAGCGTTATTTGCTGTAACCATTCCAGAACAAAAGGGAAGCTTCTTAAAATTCTGTCAATTACTGGGCGGCCGTACTGTGACAGAGTTTAACTATCGTTATCATGATCAAGGACAAGCGTGTATTTTTGTCGGCGTGCGAATTAATAATGGTGAGCAAGATAAGCAAGAAATTATTGCCGAATTAACAGCTGGGGGATATCAAGTTGCTGATTTGTCGAATGATGAAATGGCTAAACTCCATATTCGTTATATGATCGGTGGGAAACCATGTCGAAAAATCAAAGAACAGGTATATAGTTTTGAATTTCCTGAGTCTCAAGGTGCATTGCTAAAATTCTTGCAAACATTAGGTACCGACTGGAATATTTCGTTATTCCATTATCGTAGTCATGGTACTGATTATGGGCGAGTACTTGCTGCTTTTGAAATTGATGCGCATAATGTAGCTTTCGAAGGCCATTTAGCTGAACTCAATTATGATTATCGTAATGAAACGGATAATCCATCGTTAAAATTCTTTTTAACCGATTGATGATAATTAAAGGCCTTTTGGGGCCTTTTTACTTTAA is drawn from Orbaceae bacterium BiB and contains these coding sequences:
- the ilvA gene encoding threonine ammonia-lyase, biosynthetic produces the protein MTKAAQYNLSGSDYLKATLCSSVYDVAEVTPLEAMEKISQRLGNQVFVKREDRQQVHSFKIRGAYAMIASLSAEQRKNGVIAASAGNHAQGVALSATKLGINSLIVMPMTTPDIKVDAVKGFGGEVLLYGANFDEAKNKAIELAEQQGRTFIPPFDHPLVIAGQGSVAMELLQQNARLDRIFVPVGGGGLAAGIAVLIKQIMPSIKVIAVEAADSACLKAALDAGHPVDLNRVGLFAEGVAVKRIGDESFRLCQQYIDDIVIVNSDEICAAVKDLFDDVRAVAEPSGALALAGLKKYVEQHDIRGENLAHILSGANLNFHTLRYVSERCELGEKKEALFAVTIPEQKGSFLKFCQLLGGRTVTEFNYRYHDQGQACIFVGVRINNGEQDKQEIIAELTAGGYQVADLSNDEMAKLHIRYMIGGKPCRKIKEQVYSFEFPESQGALLKFLQTLGTDWNISLFHYRSHGTDYGRVLAAFEIDAHNVAFEGHLAELNYDYRNETDNPSLKFFLTD